Genomic window (Magnolia sinica isolate HGM2019 chromosome 6, MsV1, whole genome shotgun sequence):
AGATGATAGTGGATCTAGAGCAGGAAGGGGTAAGACATGTTGTTCGGTGAATGGTAATTGGACATCATGTTTAATAAATGGGAACACATTCTCATGAAAAACTACATCTCAACTAGTAAAAACCTGTTTAGAATCAAGATCATAAAGATGAAACACTTTTTGCCTATAAAGATATCCAATAAAGACACGACATGTGCACGACTAGCAAATTTCCCTTTGGGAGAAATATCAGTGGCATAACACAAACACCCAAAAACACACAGATGGCCATAGGTGGGTGGACTTTGaaacaaaatgtcatatgatGTCTTCTTTGAAAGGAGAGGTGTGGGCATTCTATTAATGAGATAAGCAGTTGTTAGGATGGAGTCGCCCCAAAAGTTTAGGGGTAAAGATGCGTCGAAACGAAGTGCACGTGCAACATTAAGGAGATGGCGATGTTTTTGCTTAGCTACACCATTTTATTGTGGGGTGGATACACAACTATGTtgctggaccataccacaatcaTAGAAGAAGGAAATCAAATTATGAGAGAAAAATTCAGCTCCATTATCAGAGCGAATGCATTTAATTTGGTAACCAAATTGAGTTTTAACCATGCGGAAGAAGGATTTGCAACCATGCGGAAGAAGGATTTGAGAAGAACACTCGCTTCAGATTTAAAGCGCACAAGGTAAACCCAAGTGCAtcatgaaaaatcataaattatAGTAAGAAAATAATGAGCACCAGATAATGAAGCAATAGAATGACCACCCCAAATATCACAATGGATTAAATCAAAAGGTTAACTAGAATTTATTGAACTAATAGAAAATGGAAGCTGAGTTTGCTTTGCCAATGGACAAAACTCACAAAATAAAGTGCATTGAAACTAATTTCAGGAATTACTTGGGTGAGATGTTGAAATCTAGCATGAGATGGGTGTCTCAACCGTTGATGCCAAATATGTGGTGAGGCTTTATAATGAGCAGCGAATGCTTTAATGAAATTTGAGGTAGTCAGGTTGAACAGATAGAGACCACCAACTTCTTTACCCAAACCAATCATCGTCCTCGTTGTAAGGTCCTGAAAGACACAAAAGTCAGGGAAGAAAGTAACAGAACAATGAAGAGATCGGGTGAGCTTGCTAACAGACATCAAATTAATGTTAAAATCTGGAACATGAAAAACATTTTCTAAATGGAAAATAGGGGTGAGATCAATAAAACCTATAGAAGAAACATGAACTGAAGCACCATTTGGCAATCAAATGAGAATTGGATCAATAAGAGAGGCACAATTAGTGAACAAATTAGAAGAAGACATCATGTGATCAGTGGCCCCTGTTTCAATGATCAATGTGGATTTTGATAGGGCACTAAAACTAGAGAAGGAGGCACCAGAAATGGATGAAGAGCAACAAGTACCTGCAGCATTGGCTAAGCTATGTGGGGTACCTCCATTGAGTAAAGCCATGATTTGCTTATACTATGCCTGAGTGAATGATAGAGCAATGGACGTGGACTTATCTTTGTTGGCATTATGAGAAGAAGGCTTGGCACTAATGACACCTTTGCTGGAAGTGTCATCCTTAGCTTTATGCAAACAATGGCCTAAGGGATAACCATGCAGCTGGTAGCACTGATTGATGGAATGAATAAGTCCAGAAAGTCCAAGATCACGACAATGGTCACAAGTGGTCCGTTCTTTGCCCTTTCCACGACCATGGCCAATAGAGTCGAGAAGAgaacatgagctgaaaaaagaaCGATTTACAGCTAGTGCCATACCAACTGGATTGTGAAGAGAATTGGCAATCTCCCTCTGTTTCTCCTTTTGTAATACAAGAGCATAGGCCATGTTAAGAGAAGGTAAGGGATTCATGAGTAGGATATGTCCACGGATAGCAACATAAGAGTCGTGGAGTCTCATGAGGAACTGAAGGACCTTCTCTTCTTGATCACGATCATGAAGGATCTTCATCACTCCACAAGTGCATGATGGCAGCAATGAATAAGATGCCAACTCATCCCAATATCCTTTTAGCTTGTTGAAATAAACAACCACAGATGATTGTTGTTACATGAGAGAAGAAATGGCTTGCCGAATTTGATATAGGCGAGGAGCATTACTTTGAGAAAAACGTTCTTTCAAATCTGCCCATACCTCCGATGCCGAATCCGTGTAGATAGGACTACTGGCAAGATTTGCAGCAACAGAGTTGAGGATCCAAGAGAGAACCATGTCGTTATAGCGTTGCCATTGTGCAAATTCACCTGGATTCACTACTGAATCAAGTTTAGGAATGGTCTTGTCGATGAAGCTCAATTTGTTTTTTGCACTTAAAGTCATTCTCATTACTCGGCTCGAAGTGGAATAGTTATCTCCAGTCAAGGTGTTAGAGACCAATGTCGTACCTAGATTGTCTGAGTTGTGAAGGTAGTAAGGACTCGTAGGGTCGAGTGAAGCATCTGCACGACGAGCATGGGTTGAAGGAATAGAACGACCAGTCGTATTGAAAGTCTCGACTGCCGTGGGTGGGAACTCAGATGGGGTAGCCATGAGGAAAGTTGGAGAAGGAGAACACAAGAATAACCACAACCACCAGCAAATTCAGAAGTTGTGAAAGGGTAATAGGAGGTTTCAAAACTAAAgataaagaagagaagaagaaataaaatgGTGTAAGAGATTAAAAGATAAACGAAAGAGGCTGGCAACACAGGCAGAACCGTGAGAGTTTGgttctgataccatgtaaagttTTAGAATGGCTATATTCAATGTATATTCACATAGGAGATGATACATACATATACTAGGTAGCCAATCCCACGTGATCGGATGGGAGGTAAAGAATAAGGTAATAGATTCTGTTACCAACTATATATAACAACTAGAAAACAGAAATCCCAAAaccatgggagagaaatcaggAAAGGATCTGTGTATAATGTACAGCTGTTAACACTAGGCTTGTCAGTTTCTCTAGATCCTAACATATCAAAAACTCAGGTAGACATgagtattttttcttttctttaccaTCTCTCTTAGGTAAGCGGGTTCTAGCGAATCGCATGCATTTAGATCCCTTGCTCCCACTCTTGAGTTGGACATTGCACCCATTCATCCTTTTCATTTCTGCATTCTAGCATATGCACTAATATATCTCTTCTCAACCCGCATCCACTCCAGTCAGTTCGAGCACATGCTCTACAGCTTGCTAGTTCTCTAATCTTCCAATACAAAAAATTTGAGTTAACTGGAGTGTTTTTTCATTTCTCGACTGGCTATTTCAAGTAAACGGGTCCTGAAGGATCGCATGCTTTTCGACCCCTCGTTCCTTCTCGTAAGTTATGCATTGCACCAACGTATTGTGTATCATCTACTTCATTGCATTGATATTAGGCTAATCAAATCCCTTAAAATCCACTGAGTTTCGTAAAGTAGAGATTGTACACTTGTGTGCAGGCCTTCTCTATCACCGAAGTCCCTCACTCAGAATCTTAGATTGTAGATTAGGAGTCATTATAAAATAGGGAATCCTCGGATTCTTTAATTTCTAAAGATTTTACAGGGTTTAGTCAACTGCAAAAATCTGAGTTgctggctagtggtgactccatgTCAAATATTCTATACTCTGTGTTTGATCTAGATTATAAGTTTGATGCAGATGACAATAAGTTTTTGTTAAAAATATCATGGTTGGTGATGTTATCAATATCCTGTTATAGAAGTAGAGAATGTAGATAGTTTCAAGTATTATATTCATTGATTGTAGGAAGACTTGTATTTGTGCCATGATGTCCACCAAACTATACATTACACAAGCAGTAGGAACAGTTTAGTAAATACATTGTGAACCATGATAGAGATTATTGGACTGTGGTCAATTGGATTTTTAATTATTTGAATGCTAATTTTGAGTATGATATTTGCTATAACGGTCAAGACTTAAACTTTGTTAGGTTCATAGATACAGAGTAAGCATGAGATTAAGATAAAAAATTATCATAAGTTAAGTTTTCTCTTTGGTTGACGGGGTGGTTAGTTGAATGTAGATTTCAATTAGAGGTGGCCTTATCTATTATAAAAGTAGAGTATATGTCAGCTATGCGTAAATATATAAGAAAGATATTTAATTGAAGAGATTGTAAGAAGAGTTAAATTTTAAATAGAAAGTAGTGGTGATTTATTGTGTCAATCAAAGCATATTACTCTTGGCTAAGAATCCAGTGTTTTGTGCTCAAGCTAAGCGCAATATTATTTAGTATTACTTTGTTTATGGCATGGTCAAAGATTGATAAACCCATTGCAAGAGATTCACACCAAGACAATATAACAAATATGTTGACAAAGCTTATTAAAATGAAGTATATTTAGCGTGGGACTTCTTTTGGGGTCATTGTTAGTTGGCAACTAGTGAAGTTTAAACAGCCGTTACCATGTGTGTTTTTCATGCTATTAGAGATCCTAAATTTTAAGCAGAAGAATATTGAAGTGGTGACCTTTTATACGTGCCTTACGTATGAGTTATACGTACCTCATCTCTctccctatttttttttttttttttttctcttgtttcATGAGAAACTCAGGAAGCCTAGTTTCTTAGGCTTTATCTCTCTTATGTTGTCTATAAAAGGAGAATACATGCAGAGAAATAGTGATTTTCATGAAATTTCTTCGTGAGAGAATTCTTGTACAATaaaagagtaagagagagagttaaccTTGTACTATTAACTTTTTGTGTATTAGtgaaaaataaagttttaaatttttatcTGGTAGACATAAGgcttttaagttttggtttaactgttatttttttttttttaatgatttttctttGCTTGTATTAATTATGTgcccgtgttttttttttttgcaacatcTGATACCCAGTTATAAtttgaaacaaaaataaaaaataaaaaatctcactaTTAACTAAAAATCAATTTTAATTTTCTCTTAAAACATGAAAATAGCTTCATAACTTGATGTTTGATATTAAAAATTTaggatacaattttttttttcagatggggtgttcatttttttttttttttttttacacatgcacacacacccccacacactcacgctagtggaatttcaccacctatgggtactcaaacccttaaccgggagttgaaactcctgagagtctaccacccaagcaagagtaaggaccccagaTGGGGTGTCCTATTTGTATGGTGGGGCACCCTAGTGAGATGCATTGGATGACATACTAAACACGCTAGTCAATGGGTTGAATAACATACAAATTATACACGCCATAGCCTCGACTTACAAATGTTGTAGGATAAACTTATCCTATAACACCATAGAGGAATTGGtgtcttttaaaaatttcaaattaaaaatgTTAATTATTATATATTACCAATAAGTGAGAAAGAAGCTCCAATGCTCTCATAGCGCACCATAAGTTATAGtggtcctagttgcattgggacgcTTAGACGGTCCAATCCATTAGACTATTGATTAGGTTcagggcatatatatatatatatatatatatatatatatatatatatatatatatatatatatatatatatatatatatatatatatatatatatatatgatgcaaAATGGGTCCAATCAATGATTTGATCAGTTAACAATGGAGTATCCGATTCACGTGGTTgcgggtgattgtgtgcatcgCCAGGAATATTCTGGCCTAAAAAATGAGACGGGATACCATGTcgtaaaaagaataaaaaattctaTTGCTTATGGTTATAAAGAACCATATTTTAAAGCAATTATAAACATTCCATTCAtggctttgaaaatggatggctgtAAAAGTTATGGCCACATTAAAGATAGATTGGAGCACATGATCAGTAAGAATTTTGTGCATTGACCTATTAAACGTGTTCCAGAGATAATGGATGGTTCGGATAGATCAACAACATTGTCCAAACAAACAGATTCAACCAGGAGCACTATAACTCATAGTCTTCCAAGAGTGAGCATTTCTCAAGAAGTAATTAGTAATTATAAAATAATTGgaatattattatttataacatattctAATATTCTTGTCTTCGGCCGGGTAATACCCACACCCAATGCAGTTATTAATCAGGCTGAAATTAAtacccacacccacacccacaccatCTGGCCAGCTTGGCACCCTTATTTACACCAAACCCAAGGAAATAGGCTTCATACATGTCAACCAAGGTTCCCAAAAAAGATAATTTCCTTTCAGGAAACCACCCAAGAAAAGATATCACTAACTCAACAAAACATACTAATTCACTATAAAATCAGGATAATGTGATATGTTTACTCAATCAAAGAAAAACATATTAAGACATTACTAGATAAGACCATTTGTTTTTTTCTAGCATTTTTTGAACCTTTCACATCTCCAAACCTCATCACATGATACTGTTGAAAATGAAATGTATACAACCTAACCTTAACTCCATTAGGACCTAGTCCACATAGCTTCCATTTTTATCAAtctagatttctatttttaaaatcatCCTAGGTTCCATAAATGTCACATAACACCACTACCCACCAAGAGCACATGACATGtaacatcaaaataaaaatagaaagaaacacAACATTAACAACATCCACCCATAAAACCACATCCATCCTCATGTGGTCCTCTAAAACCCCAAAAGAGAATGGAAAGAAAAACATGACATTAACATCCATGTCGTGGACATATATTTTCTGATAAAGAGCCATCCATACACATGTGGTCCACCCAACTCAAAAGAGACATCCCATTATCTTATACATAGTAAGTTAAAGAATAAATGGTTTTAATTACTCCTCTTCTCCTCAATGGCAAGTGGGTAGTTTGTATTTAATTGGAAGAAAGCTCTAGGTTCCTACCAGATGATATGAGCAATTGaacttggtgcggcccacttccaAGAAAGAATGACAAGGCCATACAACCATCCAAATGAAAGATGAGGAAAAAGGGTTTGGAAAATGGGATATGAACGATCTTATTTAGGGTCCAAGGGCCTCCTTGTCCCTTATCCTAACGGTTTAGAATCAAGTATGCTTCTGTTAGCATTTTAGTAAATGGTAGCAACCCAGTAAACCGTTGACAAGTGCAGATGGGTcatggatctggaccgtccaatctgTTGAACTCCCCATGCATGACCCATTGGGAGCCTATCATAATCCAATCCATCACCCATTTTCAGATGGTCATGTAAAAAATACATGGATCAAATGGTTAGAAGGAGCCAGTTACTTTGAATCTTTACAATTTTAAGGTGGCCCATCAATTGGTTGGTTTGGATTGATTGATGCAATCGCTGATCTTATCAATCGTAGGGCTAAAACTATGAACTAAATGGTGGTTGACACACATCGAATCTGGCCTAAACCTAATACAAGGGATGGTCCTGTTTTTGTTTTGTAATGTTTAGCTTTCTCTTTCAGTCATGATCATTGTCTTGGCTTCCATACCCATCTTGAGGGTTGCGTTGCTATCATGTCCACGAAGCTGTGGGAGGTCTCTATCCACTCATCAACACAAAAGGTGATGATTGTTCCTCAAATCACTGTCGTTGGCTTGAAATGTCCCTTTCAATCATACCATGGGGCCGTGCCAAACGGACGATAACAGTCGATCGGCCCACAATGCATAACGTTACACCAGTTGATTATGTTTTTTTGTGTTCGACGTGTATGGTTGCACTCCAATATTGATTAAGTTCTGGTTATTTGGATTAAGTATCACAGCTGCCGGAGGCAGAGAGGTCAATGATCCTACGGTAGGGATTGATTTTATGACTCAGAAAAACTGATTTGGTCCTGAGTCTGAGTCCAGCTGTGACTCTACTGAGTCAAAGGATGACTCACCGAGTCAGGCTGACTGGGGGCCTACTTGCACCACAGAATCAGATCAGTGCAGAACTGGATCAAACTTGACTGAGTTTGAGTGGATCAAACTTGACTGAGTTTGAGTCGACTCGGATGAGTAGTTGACCCAGGGATGGGTGCGATGATATCGAGCatcatcttcctcaggggataattactccgaatccatggagcttttcTAGACTCTTCACGGATATTTTTCGAATCAACGATGATAGATATAAAATagcaaaatattctaataaaattcgaaataaattgattaataattGTCTCATGTGTTTAGCcttgttacacc
Coding sequences:
- the LOC131249570 gene encoding uncharacterized protein LOC131249570; amino-acid sequence: MATPSEFPPTAVETFNTTGRSIPSTHARRADASLDPTSPYYLHNSDNLGTTLVSNTLTGDNYSTSSRVMRMTLSAKNKLSFIDKTIPKLDSVVNPGEFAQWQRYNDMVLSWILNSVAANLASSPIYTDSASELKGYWDELASYSLLPSCTCGVMKILHDRDQEEKVLQFLMRLHDSYVAIRGHILLMNPLPSLNMAYALVLQKEKQREIANSLHNPVGMALAVNRSFFSSCSLLDSIGHGRGKGKERTTCDHCRDLGLSGLIHSINQCYQLHGYPLGHCLHKAKDDTSSKGVISAKPSSHNANKDKSTSIALSFTQDLTTRTMIGLGKEVGGLYLFNLTTSNFIKAFAAHYKASPHIWHQRLRHPSHARFQHLTQDPHWCEAMDAELAALDANGIWTLVDLPPGR